From Rubripirellula reticaptiva, the proteins below share one genomic window:
- a CDS encoding PAS domain-containing hybrid sensor histidine kinase/response regulator, with product MSEFFPKFFDTSDFPARWYCGNWSEFLGWLHIVSDVATFAAYFAIPAVLIYFVRKRDDFPFHKLFWLFGGFILACGTVHLIEAIIFWHPIYRVSAMMKVITAMISWATVIALVRYMPRILQLPSIAATNERLKTEISQRQQTERELREAKERHDAILAGTSSIVWTTDRRGQFAKPQISWERYTGQNWDEHKGLGWAEAIHEDDLPELKRRWQISLSNGTKHQATGRIWHQESQAYRAFIAEAVPVKNDDGTMREWVGTITDIEEQEQAQAALGLAKTDLVKQKRELELIYEATPVGLSLIDRNYRFLRVNETLASINGYSVEQHIGARSDEMLPELHEQLYPIYDQIFATSKPILNVEIVGKTPASDQEKTWLASYFPLELPSDDGTAHSVTAVSAIVQDITDRKETERRLQQSEAAALAASRSKSEFLANMSHEIRTPMAAILGYADVLLGHLKDPDNRNCVLIMKRNGEHLLELINDILDLSRIEAGKLDVEPEACPLPQLVADIQSLMQVRAGEKKVKFEVEFEGQVPGEILTDATRLRQVLINLIGNAIKFTDEGEVTLKVKFVAEANPPLVEFAIVDTGIGISPEQQERLFKPFSQGDSSVTRQYGGSGLGLAISQRLVQMLDGTMELESEPGEGSTFFVRLPVDSIDEIELVRPDLVIRRSEPEELLSESPKLDCRVLVVDDRRDVRHISQHFLEKAGARVATAEDGQQGIDEAIAARDAGQPFDLIVMDMQMPNVDGLQATARLRSAGIELPIVALTADAMKGDRDKCLNGGCDDYLSKPIDHAKLVNMVAKYTQQVTAEELVHRRRDRAEQLRKQMGDSNDA from the coding sequence GTGAGCGAATTCTTCCCTAAATTCTTTGACACGTCCGATTTCCCGGCGCGTTGGTACTGCGGCAATTGGTCGGAATTCCTTGGATGGCTACATATTGTCAGTGACGTTGCCACGTTTGCGGCCTACTTCGCGATCCCAGCGGTACTGATCTACTTCGTACGCAAGCGAGATGACTTTCCGTTTCACAAACTGTTTTGGTTGTTCGGCGGATTCATCCTTGCGTGTGGCACCGTCCACCTGATCGAAGCGATCATCTTTTGGCATCCGATCTATCGTGTCTCCGCAATGATGAAGGTCATCACTGCGATGATCTCGTGGGCGACGGTGATTGCTTTGGTCCGTTACATGCCTCGCATTTTGCAGTTGCCTTCGATAGCGGCAACCAACGAGCGGCTAAAAACTGAGATAAGTCAGCGCCAGCAAACTGAGCGAGAGTTGCGCGAAGCGAAAGAACGCCACGACGCAATTTTGGCGGGCACAAGTAGTATCGTTTGGACGACCGATCGAAGAGGCCAGTTCGCTAAGCCACAGATTTCCTGGGAACGATATACAGGACAAAACTGGGACGAACACAAGGGATTAGGTTGGGCCGAGGCGATTCACGAGGATGACCTGCCGGAGCTCAAACGTCGGTGGCAAATATCGCTTTCAAATGGCACCAAGCATCAGGCGACGGGGCGAATTTGGCATCAGGAAAGCCAGGCCTACCGTGCATTCATCGCCGAAGCCGTGCCGGTGAAAAATGATGACGGCACCATGCGTGAATGGGTCGGCACTATCACGGATATCGAGGAACAGGAGCAGGCCCAAGCCGCACTGGGGCTTGCCAAAACTGATCTGGTGAAGCAAAAACGTGAATTGGAATTGATTTACGAAGCAACTCCAGTCGGACTTTCGTTGATTGATCGCAATTACCGGTTCCTGCGAGTCAACGAAACACTCGCGTCGATCAACGGATACTCAGTTGAGCAACACATTGGTGCGCGATCGGATGAGATGCTGCCGGAATTACACGAGCAGCTCTATCCGATCTACGACCAAATTTTTGCGACTAGCAAGCCGATTCTAAACGTAGAGATTGTCGGAAAGACGCCGGCAAGTGACCAGGAGAAGACTTGGCTGGCAAGCTACTTTCCGCTGGAATTGCCCTCGGATGACGGAACCGCTCATTCGGTGACTGCCGTCAGCGCGATTGTGCAAGACATTACTGATCGGAAAGAGACCGAGCGTCGTTTGCAACAGAGTGAAGCCGCCGCGCTGGCGGCGAGCCGGTCCAAAAGCGAGTTCTTGGCGAACATGTCCCACGAGATTCGGACCCCAATGGCAGCCATCCTTGGTTACGCCGACGTGCTGCTGGGTCACCTGAAAGACCCTGACAATCGCAATTGTGTTTTGATTATGAAACGCAACGGGGAACATCTGCTGGAACTTATCAACGATATTCTTGACCTGTCGCGGATCGAAGCGGGAAAGCTGGATGTCGAGCCGGAAGCGTGTCCGTTGCCGCAGTTGGTCGCTGATATTCAGTCGTTGATGCAAGTTCGTGCGGGCGAAAAGAAAGTCAAGTTTGAGGTCGAGTTTGAGGGCCAAGTGCCTGGCGAGATTTTGACCGACGCCACCCGCCTTCGGCAGGTACTCATTAACCTGATCGGTAACGCAATTAAGTTCACTGACGAAGGTGAAGTGACTCTGAAGGTGAAGTTTGTCGCGGAGGCGAATCCGCCATTGGTCGAATTTGCGATCGTGGATACCGGCATCGGCATCAGTCCCGAGCAACAAGAACGTTTGTTCAAACCATTCTCTCAGGGCGACTCGTCTGTGACTCGGCAGTATGGCGGCAGCGGCTTGGGATTGGCGATCAGTCAAAGGCTGGTCCAAATGCTCGACGGGACAATGGAGCTGGAAAGTGAACCAGGCGAGGGATCCACGTTCTTTGTACGCTTACCGGTGGACTCGATTGACGAAATTGAGCTGGTGAGGCCTGATCTGGTGATCCGCAGAAGCGAACCCGAGGAGTTGCTTTCTGAATCACCGAAACTCGATTGTCGCGTTTTAGTCGTCGACGACCGCCGCGATGTGCGGCACATCAGTCAACACTTTCTTGAGAAGGCTGGAGCGAGAGTGGCGACTGCCGAAGATGGTCAGCAAGGGATCGACGAGGCGATCGCGGCACGTGATGCGGGGCAACCATTTGATTTGATCGTGATGGACATGCAGATGCCAAATGTGGACGGTTTACAAGCGACCGCGCGGCTCCGGTCAGCGGGAATCGAGTTGCCGATCGTCGCATTGACTGCCGATGCGATGAAGGGTGATCGCGATAAATGTCTCAATGGCGGCTGCGATGACTATTTGTCGAAGCCGATTGACCACGCGAAGCTGGTGAACATGGTTGCGAAGTACACGCAACAGGTGACAGCTGAAGAATTGGTTCACCGCCGTCGTGACCGTGCTGAGCAACTCCGAAAGCAAATGGGAGATAGCAATGATGCCTGA
- a CDS encoding MerR family DNA-binding transcriptional regulator, protein MSENREIQKLRGLMKVGEAAEFCGVTAETLRNWDRSGKLVARRNPVTGYRYYRQKDLEKFLQKVIEERAGG, encoded by the coding sequence GTGAGTGAGAATCGAGAAATCCAGAAACTACGCGGACTGATGAAGGTCGGCGAAGCGGCTGAATTCTGTGGTGTTACCGCAGAAACACTTCGAAACTGGGATCGGTCTGGCAAGCTAGTCGCTCGTAGAAATCCGGTGACCGGTTATCGCTATTACCGACAGAAAGACTTGGAGAAGTTTTTGCAAAAGGTAATTGAGGAGCGGGCAGGTGGTTGA
- a CDS encoding PA2169 family four-helix-bundle protein: MALETKTNLNDTTIEKIQKLIRANIDSYNGFHESAEEIDDAKLTELFKELGDQRSAMASELQKHVEFNGKKAEDDGSVAAKTHRLWINIRSKINGGDPYVILIEAERGEDYIKEAYEDVLKDTAGSAMNDLLTDQYTVVKAGHDKIRDLRDAYKEK, encoded by the coding sequence ATGGCTCTCGAAACAAAAACGAATCTCAACGACACCACGATCGAAAAAATTCAGAAGCTAATTCGTGCCAACATCGACTCGTACAACGGTTTCCACGAATCCGCCGAGGAGATTGATGACGCGAAGCTAACCGAACTTTTCAAGGAACTCGGCGATCAGCGCAGTGCGATGGCCAGCGAGTTGCAGAAGCACGTCGAATTTAACGGCAAGAAAGCGGAGGACGATGGCAGTGTAGCGGCCAAGACGCACCGTCTTTGGATAAACATCCGTAGCAAAATCAACGGAGGCGATCCCTATGTGATCTTGATCGAAGCCGAACGAGGCGAGGACTACATCAAAGAAGCGTACGAGGACGTGTTGAAGGACACCGCTGGCAGTGCAATGAATGACTTGCTAACCGATCAGTACACCGTCGTCAAAGCCGGCCACGACAAAATCCGCGACCTAAGAGACGCGTATAAGGAAAAGTAG
- a CDS encoding AI-2E family transporter, with protein MSDTESQNEDTTTRGARVGDIATHICAGMLIMYALYFARSMAVPVVTSFVIYMVLRPIVRQGKRIGINPAIGSAGIIFGLLVALGLATYLVFEPAQQTIAEAPSHIAIVKEKLSFVTEKLQAVNQATEDLADTTSQTETSASATADDEPVPVEIKQPEWTSNVTYLSGTGNVVSFITICVALLYFLLATGDSLLRSIMHALPDFTARRRLVEVIANVQEGLGNYLAKISAINAGLGVSVALAMWLLGMPSPVLWGAMAFLFNFIPIVGAITGGAIIFVVALVNFDPTYYAFVVTALFLTLTSLEGQFITPAILGRSMSISPILVFLSIVLWGWMWGIMGVFLSVPILIAGRMACEGYDGLRPLAYVLGAEVPVKEAANSDEADQDRSVVDSDQHDTIPDSHINTVVKKETCPT; from the coding sequence ATGAGTGACACAGAATCTCAGAATGAAGATACGACAACTCGCGGTGCACGCGTTGGTGACATCGCGACCCACATCTGTGCCGGCATGTTGATCATGTACGCGTTGTACTTCGCACGCAGCATGGCAGTTCCCGTTGTCACATCATTCGTTATCTACATGGTTTTGCGTCCGATCGTCCGCCAAGGAAAGCGAATCGGAATTAACCCTGCCATCGGTTCCGCCGGCATCATTTTTGGGCTTCTGGTGGCGCTGGGATTGGCGACCTACTTGGTGTTCGAGCCGGCACAGCAAACGATTGCCGAGGCTCCGAGCCACATTGCAATTGTCAAAGAAAAGCTCTCCTTCGTGACCGAAAAGCTGCAAGCGGTCAATCAAGCCACCGAGGACTTGGCTGATACAACTAGCCAGACAGAGACTTCAGCATCCGCGACGGCAGACGACGAGCCCGTGCCGGTCGAAATAAAACAGCCGGAATGGACGAGTAATGTCACTTACCTTAGTGGCACAGGAAACGTCGTCTCATTCATTACAATTTGCGTCGCATTGCTCTACTTCTTATTGGCGACTGGTGACAGCTTGTTGCGTAGTATAATGCATGCTTTGCCGGACTTCACGGCCCGACGTCGCTTGGTTGAAGTGATTGCTAACGTTCAAGAAGGGCTCGGAAACTATCTTGCGAAAATATCAGCCATCAATGCTGGCTTAGGTGTATCGGTCGCATTGGCGATGTGGTTGCTCGGAATGCCGTCGCCCGTACTTTGGGGAGCGATGGCGTTTCTGTTCAACTTCATCCCGATCGTGGGTGCGATCACGGGCGGAGCTATCATTTTTGTCGTGGCGTTGGTGAATTTTGATCCTACCTATTACGCGTTCGTCGTCACGGCCTTATTTCTCACGCTGACGTCTTTGGAAGGTCAATTTATCACGCCTGCGATCTTGGGCCGCTCGATGAGCATAAGTCCGATTCTGGTTTTCCTGTCTATTGTGCTTTGGGGTTGGATGTGGGGAATCATGGGCGTGTTCCTTTCCGTCCCGATATTGATCGCTGGAAGAATGGCCTGCGAAGGCTATGACGGACTACGGCCGCTGGCCTACGTCCTCGGTGCAGAGGTACCGGTAAAGGAAGCAGCGAACTCAGATGAAGCCGATCAGGACCGTTCCGTTGTCGACAGTGACCAACACGACACGATTCCTGACTCACATATCAACACTGTCGTGAAAAAAGAGACTTGCCCCACGTGA
- a CDS encoding MgtC/SapB family protein, whose amino-acid sequence METYQALAISLGLGLLVGLQRQWKASEIAGIRTFPLIAMMGTLSTMPGNQLGWMSAAGILAIAVLLAIANVAKIRSGEFDSGMTTEVAALLMFAVGCVLGVGETGPAIVTAGVAAVLLHWKKRLHGIVKSMTDKDLRAMMNLALIGLIVLPILPDETYGPYDVLNPYGIWRMVVLIVGISMVAYAAYKLLGAKVGAILGGVLGGLISSTATTVSYARQTKDSPNISAMAALVILIASTIVNVRVLIEIGVVAPNLLNVAFLPMAVMLLLMVVECLALYLPLRHQATKPPDHDNPAQLKPAIIFGVLYAVILFIVAAAKDIFGDGALYWIAGISGLTDVDAITLSTAKMFKQDRVNAATAWRVILIATMSNLVFKAGAVAMLGSRKLLLYVTVTFGIAMAGGALLLAFWPGFELTQFTNP is encoded by the coding sequence ATGGAAACCTACCAGGCCCTGGCCATCTCCCTAGGACTTGGGCTGCTAGTGGGTTTACAGCGTCAGTGGAAAGCCTCAGAGATCGCTGGGATTCGCACGTTCCCGCTGATCGCAATGATGGGAACTTTATCGACGATGCCAGGCAACCAGCTCGGCTGGATGAGTGCCGCGGGCATCCTGGCGATCGCGGTATTATTGGCGATCGCAAACGTCGCGAAAATTCGTTCCGGTGAATTTGATTCGGGCATGACTACCGAAGTCGCCGCGCTGTTGATGTTCGCTGTCGGGTGTGTACTTGGCGTTGGCGAGACGGGGCCAGCGATCGTGACGGCGGGAGTCGCTGCGGTGCTTCTGCACTGGAAAAAGCGACTGCACGGAATTGTCAAATCGATGACCGATAAAGACCTTCGTGCCATGATGAATCTGGCGTTGATCGGTCTGATCGTTCTGCCGATCCTCCCTGATGAAACGTACGGGCCCTACGATGTCTTGAATCCCTACGGCATCTGGCGAATGGTCGTGTTGATCGTAGGCATTAGTATGGTGGCGTACGCGGCTTACAAGTTACTCGGGGCAAAAGTTGGTGCGATTCTGGGCGGAGTTCTCGGAGGTTTGATCTCAAGTACAGCGACGACCGTCAGTTACGCCCGGCAAACGAAAGATTCGCCGAATATCAGTGCGATGGCTGCCTTGGTAATTCTGATCGCGTCGACGATTGTTAACGTCCGCGTATTAATCGAAATTGGCGTGGTGGCTCCCAATCTGCTGAATGTCGCATTCCTACCGATGGCCGTAATGCTGTTGTTGATGGTTGTTGAATGTCTGGCTCTCTATCTTCCGCTCCGCCATCAAGCCACAAAGCCACCTGATCACGACAATCCCGCACAGCTCAAACCGGCGATCATTTTCGGCGTTCTCTATGCGGTCATCTTGTTTATTGTGGCAGCAGCGAAGGATATCTTCGGTGACGGAGCACTGTATTGGATCGCGGGGATCTCGGGGCTGACCGATGTCGACGCCATCACGCTCTCGACTGCCAAAATGTTCAAGCAGGATCGAGTGAACGCGGCGACGGCTTGGCGAGTGATCTTGATCGCTACGATGTCCAACCTTGTGTTCAAAGCGGGAGCCGTCGCGATGTTGGGAAGTCGAAAGCTGTTGCTGTATGTCACCGTCACCTTCGGGATCGCAATGGCCGGCGGAGCGTTGCTCCTCGCGTTCTGGCCTGGGTTTGAGCTGACGCAATTCACGAACCCGTAA